A stretch of DNA from Methanolinea mesophila:
CTCGATCCCCTTGATATCGAAGAGAAAGAACTGCCCGCAGAATAAGAACCTGCCCATGTTCCCTTTTCCTGGCCCTTAGGTCATAGATTAATCCGGGAATTTCCTATTCAATAACAAAAAAGATTCTCATCGGCCAAAATTGGGGATTAGTCTTTTTGCCAACACATATTCGGGCTCTTGTCGCGTGAAAATTTCATTCGCGTTCTTCTTCTCCGTCCAGGGAGGACCCGGCACTCCGCATACGCTGCAGTGGCGGGGAGGGTGTCCGGAACAGCTCCCCGATACTGACTCCCTCTCCGCGGGGCGCGAACT
This window harbors:
- a CDS encoding DUF2080 family transposase-associated protein, with amino-acid sequence MYLPKEWTGKRVRILLLDPLDIEEKELPAE